A single Desulfovibrio piger DNA region contains:
- a CDS encoding TatD family hydrolase, whose amino-acid sequence MSHKKVERIDPLTQALPCVGCDSHAHLDGEEFDADREEVLARARAAGVATIGNIFLHPDTWRQKRAYFAAHPEVFFVLGIHPCDGQQCTPEVMAAIRDAFAGDGRLRAVGEIGLDFYWDDCPREIQYQALHDQLQLARELEKPVVIHCRNAEAETLTTLEARGFAGYPLLWHCFGGDADMARRIIRNGWHISIPGPVSYPANKAVREALAVIPDDRLLLETDSPYLSPVPWRGKRNEPAFTVFTVRHMAAARGMEPEELWRLCGDNARRFFGV is encoded by the coding sequence ATGAGCCACAAGAAAGTTGAACGTATCGACCCCCTGACCCAGGCCCTGCCCTGCGTGGGCTGTGACAGCCACGCCCATCTGGACGGCGAGGAATTCGACGCCGACCGCGAGGAGGTGCTGGCCCGCGCCCGTGCCGCCGGTGTGGCCACCATCGGCAACATCTTCCTGCATCCCGATACCTGGCGGCAGAAGCGCGCGTATTTCGCCGCGCACCCCGAGGTCTTCTTCGTGCTGGGCATCCATCCCTGTGACGGGCAGCAGTGCACGCCCGAGGTCATGGCCGCCATCCGGGACGCCTTTGCCGGGGATGGGCGCCTGCGCGCCGTGGGCGAGATTGGGCTCGATTTCTACTGGGACGACTGCCCCAGGGAGATCCAGTACCAGGCCCTGCACGACCAGCTGCAACTGGCCCGCGAGCTGGAAAAACCCGTGGTCATCCATTGCCGCAATGCCGAGGCCGAGACCCTCACGACCCTTGAGGCGCGCGGTTTTGCCGGGTACCCGCTGCTCTGGCACTGCTTTGGCGGCGATGCCGACATGGCCCGGCGCATCATCCGCAACGGCTGGCACATCTCCATCCCCGGCCCGGTCAGCTATCCGGCCAACAAGGCCGTGCGCGAGGCCCTGGCCGTCATCCCTGACGACCGCCTGCTGCTGGAGACCGACAGCCCCTACCTTTCGCCCGTGCCCTGGCGCGGCAAGCGCAACGAGCCCGCCTTCACGGTGTTCACCGTGCGCCACATGGCCGCCGCCCGCGGCATGGAGCCCGAAGAACTCTGGCGGCTCTGCGGCGACAACGCCCGCCGTTTCTTCGGCGTATAG
- a CDS encoding dTDP-4-dehydrorhamnose 3,5-epimerase, producing the protein MERSEHPCPDMGIIGVCFQPLKVIDTPGGPVLHMLRPDSPLRPGAGTADGELHLGEVYFSEVLPGAVKAWKRHRRQTQYYAVPHGLLHLVLYDARPDSPTRNVLLELLLGRPDHYGLLRIPTGVWYGFTAAGDGPALICNCADLPHDPEEGEHLPADTKDIPYSWD; encoded by the coding sequence ATGGAACGTTCCGAACATCCGTGCCCGGACATGGGCATCATCGGCGTCTGCTTCCAGCCCCTGAAGGTCATCGACACCCCAGGCGGCCCGGTGCTGCACATGCTGCGCCCCGACTCCCCCCTGCGCCCCGGCGCCGGGACGGCCGACGGGGAACTGCATCTGGGCGAGGTCTATTTCTCCGAAGTCCTGCCCGGGGCCGTCAAGGCCTGGAAGCGCCACCGCCGTCAGACACAGTATTATGCCGTGCCCCACGGCCTGCTGCACCTCGTCCTTTACGATGCCCGCCCCGACTCGCCCACCCGAAACGTGCTGCTGGAACTGCTGCTGGGCCGCCCCGACCACTACGGCCTGCTGCGTATCCCCACAGGGGTCTGGTACGGCTTCACCGCCGCCGGTGACGGACCGGCCCTGATCTGCAACTGCGCCGACCTGCCCCACGACCCTGAAGAAGGCGAGCACCTGCCCGCCGATACGAAGGACATCCCCTACAGCTGGGACTAG
- the rfbG gene encoding CDP-glucose 4,6-dehydratase: MFANCYEGRRVFITGHTGFKGSWLAAWLSRMGATVCGFADCVPTSPSHFEAMHLGRHVQDVRGDIRDRDAVIRAMKEFRPDVVFHLAAQALVRKSYEDAPLTFEANMLGTLNMLEAVRRCPSVEAAVFITSDKCYRNDEWVWGYRETDHLGGDDPYSASKGCAEIIAHSYFKSFFKDGPACATVRAGNVIGGGDWAADRIVPDCARAWAAGQAVQIRSPWATRPWQLVLEPLSGYLWLGAHLLGARKGPFETRGEAYNFGPAASVNNTVAEVVEALALHWPGFRSEMDKAGQAGMKECTLLKLCCDKALAHLGWKATLTFEETIRFTAEWYHRFYRGDGAGTGSMLDFSLGQIAAYVNAAEQREQPWTR, encoded by the coding sequence ATGTTTGCCAACTGTTATGAAGGCCGCCGTGTGTTCATCACCGGCCATACCGGTTTCAAGGGCTCCTGGCTGGCCGCGTGGCTGAGCCGGATGGGCGCCACCGTCTGCGGCTTTGCCGACTGCGTGCCCACCAGCCCGTCCCATTTCGAGGCCATGCATCTGGGACGGCATGTCCAGGACGTGCGCGGCGACATCCGCGACCGTGACGCCGTGATCCGCGCCATGAAGGAATTCCGCCCCGATGTGGTCTTCCATCTGGCCGCCCAGGCCCTGGTGCGCAAATCCTACGAAGACGCGCCCCTGACCTTCGAGGCCAACATGCTGGGCACCCTCAACATGCTGGAGGCCGTGCGCCGGTGCCCCAGCGTGGAAGCCGCGGTCTTCATCACCTCGGACAAGTGCTACCGCAACGACGAGTGGGTCTGGGGCTACCGCGAGACCGACCATCTGGGCGGCGACGATCCCTATTCCGCCTCCAAGGGCTGCGCCGAGATCATCGCCCATTCCTATTTCAAGAGCTTTTTCAAGGACGGCCCGGCCTGCGCCACCGTGCGCGCCGGCAACGTCATCGGCGGCGGCGACTGGGCCGCCGACCGCATCGTGCCCGACTGCGCCCGCGCCTGGGCCGCCGGTCAGGCCGTGCAGATCCGCAGCCCCTGGGCCACCCGCCCCTGGCAGCTGGTGCTGGAGCCCCTGTCCGGCTATCTGTGGCTGGGCGCCCATCTGCTGGGCGCGCGCAAGGGCCCCTTCGAGACCCGCGGCGAGGCCTACAACTTCGGCCCTGCCGCCAGCGTCAACAATACCGTGGCGGAAGTGGTGGAGGCCCTGGCCCTGCACTGGCCCGGCTTCCGCAGCGAGATGGACAAGGCCGGACAGGCGGGCATGAAGGAATGCACCCTGCTCAAGCTCTGCTGCGACAAGGCCCTGGCCCACCTGGGCTGGAAAGCCACCCTGACCTTTGAGGAGACCATCCGCTTCACCGCCGAATGGTACCATCGTTTCTATCGCGGCGACGGCGCCGGGACGGGCTCCATGCTGGACTTCAGCCTGGGCCAGATCGCGGCCTATGTGAACGCCGCCGAACAGCGCGAACAGCCCTGGACCAGATAA
- a CDS encoding UDP-glucuronic acid decarboxylase family protein, whose amino-acid sequence MHLRKRVLVTGGSGFLGSHLCARLLDEGHEVLCVDNFFSSARSNVEELMDNKRFELLRHDVTFPLFVEVDEIYNLACPASPVHYQHDPVQTIKTCVHGAINMLGLAKRLKARIFQASTSEVYGDPDVHPQPESYWGHVNPNGIRSCYDEGKRCAEALFFSYRRQNNVNIKVGRIFNTYGPKMHPNDGRVVSNFIVQALKGEPITIYGDGSQTRSFCYVDDLVECMCRLMATPDDFTGPVNMGNPGEFTIRELAEKVIELTNSSSRLICEPLPGDDPRQRRPDISLAREVLGWEPRVQLEEGLKKTIAYFDAQIRKGLA is encoded by the coding sequence ATGCATTTGCGAAAACGGGTTCTTGTCACCGGTGGTTCGGGTTTTCTGGGCTCGCATCTGTGCGCACGTCTGCTGGACGAGGGGCACGAGGTCCTGTGCGTGGACAATTTCTTTTCCAGCGCCCGCTCCAATGTGGAAGAGCTCATGGACAACAAGCGCTTCGAGCTGCTGCGCCATGACGTGACCTTCCCCCTGTTCGTGGAAGTGGACGAGATCTACAACCTGGCCTGTCCGGCCTCGCCCGTCCACTACCAGCACGACCCCGTGCAGACCATCAAGACCTGCGTCCACGGCGCCATCAACATGCTGGGCCTGGCCAAACGCCTGAAGGCGCGCATCTTCCAGGCCTCCACCAGCGAGGTCTACGGCGACCCCGACGTGCATCCGCAGCCCGAGAGCTACTGGGGCCATGTGAACCCCAACGGCATCCGCTCCTGCTATGACGAAGGCAAGCGCTGCGCCGAGGCCCTGTTCTTCTCCTACCGCCGCCAGAACAATGTGAACATCAAGGTGGGCCGCATCTTCAATACCTACGGCCCCAAGATGCATCCCAACGACGGCCGCGTGGTCTCCAACTTCATCGTGCAGGCCCTGAAGGGCGAGCCCATCACCATCTACGGTGACGGCAGCCAGACCCGCTCCTTCTGCTATGTGGATGACCTGGTGGAATGCATGTGCCGCCTCATGGCCACGCCCGACGACTTCACCGGCCCCGTGAACATGGGCAACCCCGGCGAGTTCACCATCCGCGAACTGGCCGAGAAGGTCATCGAACTCACCAACAGCAGCTCCAGGCTGATCTGCGAGCCCCTGCCCGGCGACGACCCCAGACAGCGCCGTCCCGACATCAGCCTGGCCCGCGAGGTCCTGGGCTGGGAGCCCAGGGTCCAGCTGGAAGAAGGCCTGAAAAAGACCATCGCCTATTTCGACGCCCAGATCCGCAAGGGTCTGGCCTAA
- the rfbF gene encoding glucose-1-phosphate cytidylyltransferase — MKVIIMCGGKGTRLREETVIKPKPMVEIGGRPVLWHIMNIYARFGFKDFILPLGYKGEYIKQYFHDYNIRNTDFTVDLRSGAVTPHPREIEDWRVTLCDTGQETLKGGRLKRVARYIDTDRFMVTYGDGVADIDINKLIDFHMKSGTIGTFTGVRMPSRFGTVRTDGNGNILSWEEKPVLNEYINCGFFVFKREFLDYLDEDESCDLEKEPLQRLAAEGQLSMYQHPGQWQCMDTLRDSIKLNELWDSGKAFWK; from the coding sequence ATGAAAGTCATCATCATGTGCGGCGGCAAGGGCACCCGGCTGCGGGAAGAGACCGTCATCAAACCCAAGCCCATGGTCGAGATCGGCGGGCGGCCCGTGCTCTGGCACATCATGAACATCTATGCCCGCTTCGGCTTCAAGGACTTCATCCTGCCCCTGGGCTACAAGGGCGAATACATCAAACAGTATTTCCACGACTACAACATCCGCAACACGGACTTCACCGTGGACCTGCGCAGCGGCGCCGTCACCCCCCATCCCCGCGAGATCGAGGACTGGCGCGTGACCCTGTGCGACACCGGGCAGGAGACCCTCAAGGGCGGCCGCCTGAAGCGCGTGGCCCGCTACATCGATACCGACCGCTTCATGGTCACCTACGGTGACGGCGTGGCCGACATCGACATCAACAAGCTCATCGACTTCCACATGAAGTCCGGCACCATCGGGACCTTCACCGGTGTGCGCATGCCCTCGCGCTTCGGCACCGTGCGCACCGACGGGAACGGCAATATCCTGTCCTGGGAAGAAAAGCCCGTGCTCAACGAGTACATCAACTGCGGCTTTTTCGTCTTCAAGCGCGAGTTCCTGGACTATCTGGACGAAGACGAATCCTGCGACCTGGAAAAAGAGCCCCTGCAGCGCCTGGCCGCCGAAGGCCAGCTCTCCATGTACCAGCACCCCGGACAGTGGCAGTGCATGGACACCCTGCGCGACTCCATCAAGCTCAACGAGCTGTGGGACAGCGGCAAGGCCTTCTGGAAATAG